A region of Osmerus eperlanus chromosome 9, fOsmEpe2.1, whole genome shotgun sequence DNA encodes the following proteins:
- the si:dkey-87k14.1 gene encoding leucine-rich repeat transmembrane protein FLRT2, which produces MEIQLRLWNKDWASFLRPWIPILLGLHLQFSRASNCPEECRCDRTFVYCNERSLTSVPLGIGEGYKTLYLHNNQINNAGFPLDLHHVASVENVYLYGNQLDEFPINLPKNVRVLHLQENNIQTISRAALAQLLWLEELHLDDNSISTVGVEEGAFREAVSLKMLFLTKNHLSSVPIGLPEDLKELRLDENRIAVIAEEAFRNVTRLERLLLDGNLLTDEGIAPGTFQDLTTLRELSLARNSLTYPPSLLPGEVLAKLNFQENQMNKIPVAAFSGLRKLERLDISSNQLQSLTQGVFDGLISLRQLTVRNNLWLCDCSIKWVVVWLKSLPASLNVRGFMCQKPERVRGMVIRELNDELIQCPHSTPAAPLPTHLPTSAGHSTLSNAPSTSEHPTATQLPDNTSKKPSPPAQTPLLPTYPPKDREHRTKKPLDPRRETLQVTFAVLNGSAIHVSWMAAFPVTAYKVTWARMGPSLNGDTVRERMVGGEHRGIRLANLEPKSTYRICVIPLDAFNNYRPKDDTVCTEAITTPASFNPNNKGPSGPEQATQQDPSSPFLLAGLIGGAVIVVLVLLLSIFCWHMHKTGRSSSTNWKYNRGRRKDDYCEAGTKKDNSILEMTETSFQIVSLNNEQLLKGDFRIQPIYTPNGGIGFRDCPLGNNSTVYCKNNVQDADFCRT; this is translated from the coding sequence ATGGAGATACAATTGCGATTGTGGAATAAAGACTGGGCCTCTTTTCTCAGGCCATGGATACCCATACTGCTAGGCCTCCACCTTCAATTCTCCCGGGCCTCCAACTGCCCCGAGGAGTGTCGCTGCGACCGTACCTTTGTTTACTGCAACGAGAGGAGCTTGACTTCTGTGCCTCTGGGGATCGGCGAGGGCTACAAgaccctctacctccacaacaACCAAATCAACAATGCTGGCTTTCCTCTGGACCTTCACCACGTCGCCTCCGTGGAGAACGTGTACCTCTATGGCAACCAGCTGGATGAGTTCCCCATTAACCTGCCCAAGAATGTGCGGGTGCTCCACCTCCAGGAAAACAACATCCAGACCATCTCACGAGCAGCTCTGGCACAGCTGCTGTGGCTGGAAGAGCTACACCTGGATGACAACTCTATATCGACcgtaggggtggaggaaggggcgtTCCGGGAGGCCGTGAGCCTTAAGATGCTTTTCCTCACCAAGAACCACCTGAGCAGCGTGCCCATTGGTCTCCCTGAGGACCTGAAGGAACTGCGATTGGACGAGAACCGTATTGCTGTTATTGCCGAGGAGGCGTTCAGGAATGTTACTCGCCTAGAGCGCCTCCTGTTGGACGGGAACCTTCTGACAGATGAGGGCATTGCCCCCGGAACCTTTCAGGACTTGACGACCCTTCGCGAGCTCTCTTTGGCCCGTAACTCCCTTACATACCCGCCCTCACTGCTCCCGGGCGAGGTCCTGGCGAAGCTGAATTTCCAGGAGAATCAGATGAATAAGATCCCTGTGGCGGCGTTTTCGGGGTTAAGAAAGCTGGAGAGGCTGGATATCTCCAGCAACCAGCTGCAGTCGCTGACACAGGGGGTCTTTGACGGTCTCATCAGCCTGAGACAGCTCACTGTTCGGAACAACCTTTGGCTGTGTGACTGCAGCATTAAATGGGTGGTAGTGTGGTTAAAGTCCTTGCCAGCCTCGCTCAACGTGCGCGGTTTCATGTGCCAAAAGCCAGAGAGGGTCCGGGGGATGGTGATCAGGGAGCTCAACGACGAGCTCATCCAGTGCCCCCACAGCACGCCGGCGGCACCGTTGCCCACCCACCTGCCCACCTCCGCAGGGCACAGCACCCTCTCCAATGCCCCCTCAACATCGGAACACCCCACAGCTACTCAATTACCTGATAACACCTCCAAAAAACCCTCCCCCCCGGCACAAACACCCCTACTGCCCACCTACCCACCCAAAGATAGGGAACATAGAACTAAGAAGCCCCTGGACCCTCGAAGGGAGACGCTGCAAGTCACCTTCGCTGTCCTCAATGGCTCTGCGATCCATGTCAGCTGGATGGCGGCCTTCCCCGTCACGGCCTACAAGGTCACGTGGGCAAGGATGGGACCCAGTCTCAACGGGGACACGGTTCGGGAGAGGATGGTGGGTGGGGAGCACCGGGGCATCCGACTGGCTAACCTGGAGCCTAAGTCCACCTATCGCATCTGTGTCATCCCACTGGATGCTTTCAATAACTACCGTCCCAAAGATGACACAGTGTGCACAGAGGCTATCACCACACCAGCTTCCTTCAACCCTAATAACAAAGGACCGTCCGGTCCGGAGCAGGCCACACAACAGGACCCCAGCTCTCCCTTCTTACTAGCTGGTCTCATCGGTGGGGCAGTGATTGTAGTCCTTGTGCTGCTACTAAGCATATTCTGCTGGCACATGCACAAGACAGGCAGGTCATCCTCCACCAACTGGAAATACAACCGAGGCAGAAGAAAAGACGATTACTGCGAAGCGGGCACCAAAAAAGATAACTCCATCTTGGAAATGACTGAGACCAGCTTCCAGATTGTCTCGCTTAACAATGAGCAGCTCCTCAAGGGAGATTTTCGCATCCAGCCTATTTACACCCCTAATGGGGGCATAGGCTTCAGAGACTGCCCCCTGGGGAACAACAGCACAGTGTACTGCAAGAATAATGTTCAGGATGCAGACTTTTGCCGTACTTGA